The stretch of DNA CGCGGGACTTGATCCGCAGGACGCGCTCCTCGAAGGCGTCGTCCGCGGTGGCCgtcttggtggtggtggccggggaCGGCAGCGCCTGCTCCTGGTCGGCTTCGGCGGTTtcgtcgccggaggaggaggccgcgcgggGAGCGAACGGCAGTAGTTGCAGCGCGCGATGCCGGAGCGGGGAGCGGAGGACGGTGGTGGGGGCGAAGGGGCCGGTGAGCGGCGTCGCCATGGCTCCTCCCCTGCCCGCGTGCACGCACCAGCACTTCATGGCTTGGCGCGAGGGAAAGCGGGTGCGTCTCGTCCTGGCTTGGCTTGCCTCTGGTTTTGGATAGGGTTGTTGGGTTGGCAGGCGAGTGGCTCCGGTGGCTGCACGGTGCGTTGAAAACTGCCTCATGCAGCACTGTCGTCGTGTGCGTGAGGATTGTTCCCTGAGAAAATTCGGGACAAAGTGGCGGAGAATGGTTTTTATCGTGACCACTTTCACATCACACACATGTCATGTTCATAATTCGGGCCTCTCTCCTTGTGCACACGTCTGTGCTAAAACTTCGATGGTCCTTTGCCCTTTAGCCAACCAAATGAGCATGATCTATGTTGATTATGACAAAGTGCTCTGTTTGAACTGATGAAGTCCTAGTTAACAATGGATAAGTATCGTTGACTACTTCTGCACCGTCATACTACTACAGAGCAAAAGACCTTTGCTGACAGTCACAGGCTAATGACTGGATAAAAACATGCATTAAGAGAATGATTCATGAATGCGCCTTTCTCTGCGTACTGTCTCAGTAACAACACCACAATCTGTAACCACTACACACGAGAGTACATTTGCTAAGTGTGCACAAATTGGTAGTAATAGGCCCGTAGTACTTGAAATACTATTTGTCTTGACCGACGCAAGCACGGCGCGCTCTAGAGTCCAGACCATGAAATGGCATCATCCAGTTCGATAAATGATGTGACTGTGTGCTGACTGACAAAGGAGATCAAACAACTTGGCTGCTAACAGAAAGTTTAATAAAGTTCCACACATCGGACGACACGTACAAACTTTGCCAGGCCATTGTATTCAGATGGAGGAATTGGAATTCTATTGCGGTAGTTTTATTATGGTTGGAAAGCCTCGGCCGCCAAAACCGCCCGTTCTCTAATTCCCTcgaaggcgccggcggcgaccacgcAGCGTGCAGAATGGGCTGGATTTGGACGGGCGGGCTGGACAAAATATGCTCGGGTTGGGCGCGGGGGCGAGAGCTGACCTGGATCCTAGTTGGAACGACGTGTTGGCGTCCACGTAGGCGagagtggtaaaaatgtaaggATTTTCTCTCTCCAGTGCTAATTCCATGCACAAATCGGGTACGGGGAAACATTCTGAGTAGAGATACAAGAGTTCATGGCCCTAGACTAGTACAAAAAGAAAGAGGGAGTAGGGAGAGAGCAGACCGtcggtcggcggcggggcggacgaGCTGGTGGCTGCAGGCACCATGGCGTCGATGGAGTcgaggatggaggcgaggaagtcggagtcggtggagagcggatccggcggcggcgatgggcggCGCAGGTCGCGACGCCCTTCGGGCCTCCACCGGCACTGGCCGGCGACGTGAGTCGAGGAAGGGAGCGACGTGGTGGAGACGGTGGAGCTTCCCGTCGGCCTCGCGCTTCCCTAGATCGGTAGGGTTTCTGTGGGAGGGGTTTGTGGCGGCGAACCTCGTGGGCCGAGCCCCGACACCCCTCCCGTTCTATATAGCgcgggcgacgggggcccaccagctagacgggctgggcgtccccgatcagggcgcgtcAAGAGAGTCCGACTCGGTCTTTGGGCCGAGTCGCGAGATCAatcccaacattctcccccttgatctcttcttgtttcttatttttgttCTTCATCTGAATTATTCCATCACAGATCAGTGTATAGGGCGTGCCTCGTTATGACAATTATTACTAtcagattaacagccacaatcacCTTTCTGGTCTGAAATaaaattcttttctttgggcCACTCTTCGTCTAGAAATTATAGGCTTttccttaaacccatgccggctaagtgttttctgaacacattgggtggtaggccttttgtaagcggatccgctaacatctTGTTTGTTCTGATATGTTCTAAACAAATTGTTTCATCCTAGACTTGCTCGTTAACAACATAAAATTTTATgtcgatgtgtttggcagcaccactcgacTTGTTGTTATGAGCGTAAAATACTGCTGGTTCATTATCGCAGTATAACTTCAGTGGTTTTTCTATGCTGTCGACCACTTTTAAACTGGCTACGAATTTCTTGAGCCATGTGACTTGCCCGAAGGCCTCGTAACATGCTGCAAATTCTGCGTACATCGTGGAAGATGTTGTAACTGACTGTTTAGAGCTCTTCCACGATATTGCTCCATTTGCAAGAGTGAAGATGTATCCTGACGTGGATTTCCTGTCATCTACATCTCCTGCAAAGTCTGAATTTGAATATCCTTCTATTTCTAGAGATTCTGTTTTTCTGTACGTTAGCATGAGGCCAGTAGTGCCCCTCACATAACGTAAAGCCTTCTTTACCATCTTCCAGTGCTCTATGCCTGGATTATTTTGGTATCTGCCAAGTACCCCGGTAACAAAACTTAAGTCAAAGCGAgtgcacacttgtgcatactgtaagcttccgacagctgaagcataaggcacTGCCTTCATTTGCTTGAGCTCATACTGATTCTTGGGACACTGATGTTTCCCGAAActgtcgcccttgactattggagcaggtgtgggCTTGCTCGCATGCATACCGTATTTCTTTAATACTTTTTCTAGGTATGCTTTCTGTGACAATCCTAATACCCCTTttcttctatctcggtgaatttcaattcctAAAACGAATGAAActtcaccaagatccttcatatcaaaattCGAGGACaaaaatttctttgtctccagtagtaGGTTAACATCACTGCTAACTAGCAagatgtcatccacatacatgATAAGGAAGATAAATCTCTCATTCTTAAATTTTGCATAGATGCAATTGtcttcttcattttctttaaatccaaactttctgattgtttcatcaaatttcaagtaCCACTACTTTGAGGCTTGCTTCAAGCCATAAATTGATTTCTTTAGGTGGCACCCTAAATTTTCTTGGCCTTCCACAACAAAACCTTTCGGTTGTGCCATGTAGACGTCTTCATATAGATTCCCATTTAGGAATGCCGTCTTCACATTCATCTGATGTAATTCTAGGTCATAATGAGCCACTAAGGCCATTATTATTCTGAAAGAGCCTTTACATGAGACCGGAGAAAAGATCTCATTATAATATATTCTTTCTCTCTGTgtgaagccttttgccacgagtcgcGCCTTATATATTTCTatattccctttggagtcacacttcgttttgtagacccatttgcagcctactgttttggctcatttgggaatttcttctaagtcccaaactttattggtactcattgatttcatttcatcttccatggctgCAAACCACTTGGACGAATTTGCGcttttcatggcttcttcaaatAAGGTGGGATCACCCTCAATTTGTATTTCTTCGCTATTATAGACTTTGTAATCGTCAGAAATAGTAAATTTTCTAGTTCTTTGTGGCCTTTGTGGGGCCACTGCAACTGGTATTTCTGGTACAGGAGGCTGCTGATGCTTCCTCTCATCTGCGACAACGGGTTCTGGTTGAGCATGAGGAATGAAATCCTCATTCTCATTCGCCGCCACATTAGGAGAACTAACAATAGGCGTTGGCACTGCAGTGCTCTGTACTGCTGGTGCCACACCACATGTAAGCAGAAATAAGGTTCTTGAGTCATCGGAGTAGGGACGAATACCCGcttttcctcaaaatcaattttTCTGGCTACCATGCTCTCCCTGATCATCTGATCTTCTATAAAAACAGTGTCTTGTTTCTACAAATTTCGTGTGTCTGTCAGGGCAGTAGAAACGATATCCTTTTGATTTTTCTGGATAGCCAATAAAATGGCAATTGACTGTCTTGGGATCTAGTTTCccaatatttggattaaacactttggTCTCAGCCGGACAGCCCCACACTCGAAAATGACTAAGTGAGGGTTCTTTTCCTGTCCATAATTCATACGGTGTTTTCGGCACCGATTTACTTGGCACACGATTAAGTATGTAGATGGCGATTTTTAACGCCTACATCCACAAGTTAATCGGTAGCGTGGAGTAGCTCATCATGCTTCTTACTATATCCATAATGGTACGGTTTCTTCTTTCTGCTACTTCGTTCTGCTGAGGCTCGCCCGGTGTGGAATACTGAGTAACTATACCATTTTCCTGTAAGAACCTTGCAAAAGGTACAGGAACTTGGCCATACAGGGTATGCCGACCGTagtattctcctccacgattgGATCTGACAATCTTGATCTTTAAATCATGTTGATTTTGTACTTCTGctttaaatattttaaatttatccaacgCTTCTGATCGTTCTTTGATTGGATAAATATAGCCATAACGCGAATAATCGTCTATAAATGTTATGAATGAATCAGAGTCATCTACAGTAGTAACAGGGAACGGTTCATAAATATCTGTGTGGATTATTTCTAAAATTCTCTCACATTGTTTGGCGCCTTTCTTTATGTTCTTGACatattttcctttaatgcaattGATACATCTTTATGTTCTTTATGTTCTCTTGTAGTTTTGGTAATTCTTTTGGGGGTTCTTTTTCTTTTGGTGCTGGACTTGAAAGACAAGTTCACCACCACCATTGGCGTTTTCCAGCCTTGCTTCTTCCTGAGCACACATGACAATCAGCTTGTCAATGACCCAGTTTTCTAGAAAGGTGTTGTAATTGACGTGAAAAGTCGCAAACTCCTTTGGAAGGGACTTGAAAACAAGCTGGACAAGGAATGGTTCTGGCAAAGGCATGTCCATTGTCGCTAGCTTGTTAGCCATATGGCTCATTTCTAGGACAATAATGTGCATGCATCAATTTAactttggtcaaaattaaaacatgcgATATTCTGTACATTAAATCtaaatcaccgttgggcagaaaaagATATAATGTGTATGAAATTCTAAACAAAATTATAATACTGCAATATCAATTTTGGTCAGAAATTACAATATCATAATATACTGAGAATTCTGAAAAATAAATTCTATATGCCTCTATATCaattatctcgttggttcaaattaaCATAGAGACAAAATAAATTCTTTGCAACGGAAATATGTAAAGTTCTAAATATTCAGAGATATAATTCTGTAAATTTCTACTCCAAAAAATAATACACGTTGGTGCAATTATTTGTGGAGAATAAATTCTAGACAAAATTCATTCAAAATTGTTTctggaaataaaagaaaaattcaATTTCTGCACTGTTCATTCGGCCCGCAGCCGAAATTGGCCCACGGCCTGCCTCGCGCTGGCATTCCCCCGCACACGCGGTTCCCACCTGGGCCTCTTTTAGCCCAAGCGCCGCCCGGTCGCCGGTGGCCGTCGGATCTGATCCGACGGCCGTCCGCCCTCCTCGGCGGAACAAAACCGGCCGAACCGCCGgctcccccaaaccctagggcCATTCTTCGCCTTCCCTCCCTGCTTTCtcggagcggcgacggcgccggcggtggccggtgcCAGGGAAGACGGCGGCGCTGCCGCAGCTGCCTCGCCGACGGCGCGCTCGCCCTAGGATGAGCGCGCGACCGTCGAGGTGGCCGCGGGCGGCGCCCCAGTTCTGGATCTGGGCCGGGTCCCGCGCACGGATTGCGTGACGGCGACCGGCAGCCGGTTTCTTGTGCGCGCGCCGACGAACGGTGGCACGCGCGGTGGTTCTTGGCCGGGAAAGGTAAGTCCACCCCCCCTCCTTTCCCGGGTTCTTTGGTTTCTTGGGTTAGGGTTTGGTTCTTCTCTGATTCATCGATTTGTCATCGATTCtgagttctttcttcgattCTTCCCCAAAGGGCCCGATCTACAGCTAGATCGGGCATCTGATACCAATGTTAGATTCATTCTTTCTGGATTTCTGAACGGGATCGAATCTAATGCACAAATCGGGTATGGGGAAACATTCTGAGTAGAGATACAAGAGTTCATGTCTCTAGACTAGTACAAAAAGGAAGAGGGAGTAGGGAAAGTGCAGACCGTCGGTCGGCGGTGGGGCGGACGAGTTGGTGGCTGCAGGCGCCATGGTGTtgatggaggcgaggaagtcggagtcggtggagagcggatccggcggcggcaatgggcgGCGCAGGTCGCGACGCCCTTCGGGCCTCCACCGGCACTGGCCGACGATGGGAGTCGAGGAAGGGAGCGACGTGGTGGCGACGGTGGAGCTTCCCGTCGGCCTCGCGCTTCCCTAGATTGGTAGGGTTTCTGTGGGAGGGGTTTGTGGCGGCGAACCTCGTGGGCCGAGCCTCGGCACCCCTCCCATTCTATATAGCgcgggcgacgggggcccaccagccagaCGGGCTGGGCGTCCCCAATCAGGGCGCGTCAAGGGAGTCCGACTCGGCCTTTGGGCCGAGTCGCGAGATCAATCCCAACAAGGCGGGCTGGACAAAATATGCTCGGGTTGGGCGCAGGGGCGAGAGCTGACCTGGATCCTAGCTGGAACGACGTGTTGGCGTCCACGTAGGCGagagtggtaaaaatgtaagaaTTTTCTCTCTCCAGTGCTAATTTCGTAATGCCAAAAACAAAAATGCTATCTCAGGAGGTGCACATCGTTATAATAGTATTAATGACTAATTATTACTCCATTAACGGTGGCAGAACTGTGCGTGTACGATGATTTTTTGTTAATTCAGTACTGTTATTAGATGGGGAAACATCGAAGGGATGAAATAGAAAATTCTCTTCAATAGTTCTTCAATTGTTCATTTTGACTTGTAACTATAACGTATTAATTCTTATTCGAGAGCATTCGCCCTTTATGCACCTATTCACTTCAAATTCTCCATAGGAATAAATCTAAAGTAGTCTATCTTACAGGTTTGGCGTGTTAATGATCGTGAAAAaactttcctttcttcctcaatgCAAGTTCTACAGTGGAGATTTATATTGCTTTCAATACACCTACCCATGAGTTAATGGAGATATATGTCTTATTGGTACCTGTGTTTTGGAAAGAGGAGTGTCAAGATAGCTGTTTTATGTATTTTCCATCTGTTGTATTTGCACATATGATAGTCCATATGATTGTCTGATTAATACATTGCCATGGCAATTTAttattggccttgtttggtttctcCATGCTAGTTTCTAGCACAGATTTTttttgcatgcatggagtactaaataaagtctatttgcaaaacctcttctgggatggatgcaacttttcgcgatgaatttaatgacagtaattaatcgatgattggctacagtgatgctacagtaactatcatcTAATCATGCgccaaaggtctcattagattcttcagaattcctagcgcaggggttctggagttagttttgtaaactgtcattatttagtacccctaattattggtcgAAGTTGCTACAGTTTCTGGcgtagcacaaaccaaacaggccATTGTTCAGTGCATATGTACTGTATCACTAATCAACTATGTGTTTTGCGTCGTTTATTTGACTTGCTAAGACGAATCATTGTTCAGTGCATATGTTTGCCATTGGCTGCAGAAGGAACTCGCCGACTGGCAGGTCTGCTCCTCTGCCAGGTTCAAGCACAAGGTCTCTATCTCTCTGACAACCTCCAAATGTGCTGCCACTTCACCGTGGCCTTTCTACCCGACTATTCATAGTATCTGCTGCTCTAGCCAGTAATGCTTCAGCAGCTATTCTTTCCGATTACTTCAGTGAAAACCAGCACATATTCACAAGGTCAGCTTGaggttcattttttttttctcatgctCTTCTACAATTTCTGATCTAAGAGCTCTTGTGTGATAATTGGTAGTATCCtcgttttttatttgatttgacCCAGGTTTTGGGTTCCATGTATTGTTCGTATTAAACTTTCCAGCTTGATTTACTTTTGTAGATTCAGATTTGCAAGTGAATGGCAGGCTGATTTTTCATACTTAGCATTTAGTGGTAGAGTAATAATTAGTCATTAATGGAGGATTCTAATTTACGGGCGACCGTAGGGAGGGCTCCCTACGGTCGATTTCTGGCCGTCTTTTTTCTATCCGTTTTTAGTATTATTTTGTTATTTTATGATAAAAATTTTTACAGAAACTTTtcaagaaagaagagaaaaaaatttaatGAGAAAAAGTTTAGAAGTGAAAGTTTTAAGGACAactgaaaaaaaatttgaagaaaaaaaattgcacccaaaattagtcaaaattttgaagaaaaaacttttgcatccaaaacaaataaaaactaGAAAAAATGTTTTGTAAAAACTTTTGCAtccaaaaattaaaaaaaaaggaaaaaagggggAAAACAATGGCGGTACCCCCGAGAAGCTCGCCGCCGGGAGCGAGCGCCTGACTAggaccctgctgctgctgcgcgtgGAGCTCGCTCCGAGAAGCCGCCATCACGTCGCTCGCCCATGAGGTGTGAAGCTCGCagacctccccgccgccgcacctccttgCCACtgggccgccccctcccccttggCCAGACGCCGCGTCACGCCTCCTCGCCGCAGACCTGCCGAGCTGCTCGCCAGAAAATGCTCGGAGTCAGATccagagagaaagagaaaagagagaggaagggaaaAGGAACGGGAGGCTGGCGGCTAGAAGAGGATGGTAGGAGATACTCACGTGGGTGGGGGGCCCGCCACTTTGCCGGGTTGCCCGTGACTTCGACCGCAAAACCAGCATCGGGGATTCAACATTCTCTATTAGCAACTACATAGATTTATTCATTAACGCCCCTTTATAATGCCACCAGTGGAATACTATATCCCAATATCTGTAGGCCACATCTAATGGAATTTGGATTTCACAAATGGTGGCTAATTGCATGAAAACATACTGTAAGTCTTCAGACTTGATTTTGTTTGGATATAAACAGCAATGGAGACAATACTTTCAGAATGTTAGTTCGGTGATATTTGGTTCATTGGATTCATGGCTGCAGAGTACGATTAGATAGGCTTTCAATGATTAAGTACCTTTTGGTTTATCAAATCCCCAGTAATTCAGGATCAAAATTATGTGTACAAAATAACATAAGAGACTTGACTGCTTGCAGTAATTCAAAACTCGAGATTCAGGCACTTCTTTAAAACAACGTATTTGTGTTAAACTTGCTCCAGTCTAGTTATCACGATGAATCAAAGACCACAACCGCGGGGGCTCTATCCCCATGCTGGGTAAGGAGGTTGCTACCAAGGCCGTCGTTTCCAACAGTGATctggttttgccaaaaaaaatcgaCTATCACCTGCTGGGTCGAGCGCTTACTGCTGCAACCACAAGTTGAACGTGTCCCGCAAGGTCACCAACGTCACCAGGTAATGCTTCGTTTCCTCCCTTTCTCCCATTCTCTGATGTGTGTGATCTAAAGGTGATATGCTATTACCGCTTCACATAACAAATTTGTAGAAATGCCCAATATAACAATATAGCCAGGAATCTGGGTTACAGTTTATTTCTACTGCCAACTCAGGTCTCCATGTCCCATGTGTGTCATTGTACATGACTACAAATGTGCTTCACAACCTTCTTTGGAACTTCTTTCTATCATGTGATGATCAAAACAACAGTTCAAGACTGTGGCCATCGGATGTTCCACTAGGTCACCGATCCAGTTTAAAATACATCAATGAGTTAGTTCGCTAGCGCCACTACCATCTGTTCTGGAGCCACTGATTACTGAGGACTGCAGGAACACTAATGTGTCAAGGCATGGGCATTCAACTAGTGATTATATAATGGCCCTTTTGAATGTAGCAGCAGTTCGTGGCATTTCACTAATGTGTCCGCAGAAGCAATTACATCATCTCCATTTCATACTTCCTTGGTTCCATCGTGACACGCTAAAATGTTGAATGCCTACTTGGTGCCGTGCTATAGGGCGCTGTCTCGCGCCCGACGCACACAAAAATCTTGTGTGTAGCTGAAAGCCTGAATCTGCTTACACTGtagggaacatatctagtgcaaaccaaatTTTGGTGCAAATTCTGTGCAAATCTACTAAAATACatctcaaaaaattctgaaaaaaatcatgaatgtgtttctcagcttacctcatctatatataaaatttcatggtcaaattcatcttaccCTAGAAGTTACAGAAAAGACAgatgaatttgaccatgaaattttatatatatatgaggtaAACTGAGAaacacattcatgattttttcagaattttttgaaatatgttttagtaggtttgcacggggTTTACACCAAAACTTGTTTTGCACTGGATATGTTCCCTACACTGTAATCCGGTTTTGGGGATACAATTAAGCTATGATATAAGCATATTCAATTGGATCTGCTTGTGGTTAGCATAATATGTAGGTGAGCTGATGTACTTCCAAGAGAAGGAAAGACATGTCAAACACTAGTATCTGCATCTATACGGCCGCACATGAACTGAACACTCGACACTGCAGTTGAGCGACAAGGCTCTTGTGCAAACTCTGTTTCTAGTAGGATGGAAGAGTAACAATCAAACTGCCTAAATTGTAAAGAAGTACTACCAATGAACTAGAACCACACCAAACTCTGTTTCTAGGATGGAAAAGCAACAATCCAACCGCCTGATAAACTGTAAAGAAGTACTACTTACTACTACCAATGAACTAGTAGAAACAAACGGGAAAACGACCCATCTCGCTCACAGGCGAGAATACTCAACGTCAAAAACTCGTCGTTGCGTCGATTTCACTCGGTTGATGGGAAGGCAGCCTCCTGAGCCCGAGACACCTCCGCGGCTTGCCGTACGCCTCGTCCTCCGTCTTGTCCCGGGCGTGGATGTTCTTGCAGAGGTCATCGTTGCAGTAGCAGAGGAGCTCCGCCAGCGCCCCCGGACCGTGCAGCCTGGTGACCGGCTGGTTCAGGGCGATGATGTCGCACCAGATGTAGAAGCAGTCGTCCTGCTTCTCGAAGAAAAGTCAAATTTCTACACTCTTCTCCATAATTTAAGATCatgtttagttctttacatgtaaacgcaaaaaagtcgtaaacgcattaaagtgaaaaagaatcttgctaatttgaagtactaaatgaagtctatttattaAACTTTTTGCAttgatgggttgtaaatcgcgagacgaatctaatgagcctacttaatccatgattcgcaacaatgatgctacagtaaccatccgctaattattgattaaacatggattatttagcatcattagattcgtctcgcgatttacaacccatctatacaaaaagttttgcaaatagacttcatttaatacttcaaattccCTGTTTACATTTTTAcacatttttgcaaaatgaactaaacacaccctaaggataaaatatttttcattTAGTTCACTAGAAtatctaaataaaataaatcaaaAATATTTCTAGGACTAGATATTTTCATGGACGAGTTTAGAATTTAGATCGAGGGCTATGATTTTTGCCACAATAATATAATGGCTTTGTAACCCTATAAATAGAGACCCCCTTCCTTGCCATACCATTCATCCAAGAGCATGGTAGATGAGAGCAAGATAGATAACTAGATGAGAGCATGAGAGGGTGAGTGCTAGGTAGCCACTAAAGAGTGTCTTGTGTAATACTATTGTGTTGTAATAAAGCAAGTAttttgtaagtgttagtctcccaatttctaagtacttagtgtataagttgtgatctatcgtaggttggctctgccacttGGGATAacaaagggtctgggcttcatcgtagGAAGGCTCTGCCTctcggaagccagcttcatctgttggcaCGTTCTGCCATCCGGAAGCGAGAAGGCGGCTCTGTCGTCGAAAGaaccttatacactaagtatcTAGAAATTGAAAAGGCTAACCGACTCTAGAGTGACTTGGCGTGTGTTTTAAGTGTAGGTCCTTATTTTAGTGGATATTAGGGCCACCTCAGTTTCCAACACTACTCCgactcctccagctcttccCTCGCGATGAAATCCTTGAACATGGCGGACTCGATGGGGCTGCCGTTCCTGGGCAGCCGCTTGGTCTGAGCGTAGCCGCTGACCTTGACGACGTGGCACCCGGTGCTCGCTGTAACCGGATGAGGATGGTTTCGTCCTTGAGATAATGATCTGACTCCTCCGTGAGGTTGTCGAAGCCCCAGGAAAGCATTACGGCGGTGAAGGTGACCGGCcagttggttgttcgaaaccaAAATCAGCATGGACGTCGGCCTTGGGCTCGCAGGCGAGCACGAGGTAGAGCGCGATGGAGTCGGGCCCGCCGCACTCCTCGCCAGCGCCATTGGGGAAGACCCGAACGTGCCAGTAGTGACTTGCCGCCTTGAACGCAGCGGACTCCACCCACTCGCCGGTGCCGAGGAGCAGCTTGGCGTGGGAGTAGCCGCTGAGCTTGAAGACATGCAGCCTCGAGGCCGACGTGACGGAGATGGCTGAGGCGGAAGGCTGCGGCAGCGCCACCACGTGGAGCGACATGGCTGACAGCTTTGGAGTGCCGGGTTGCAGGGACAAGGGAAGCAGAACAGGTGTGTGGATCTTTTTTCTTGCGCTGCTAGCGAATACTGATAGTGATTGTATTTTCGGAGCGACGATGTTGTTTATATAGAACAAGCTAAGGCGGTGGGCATTTTGGGGACTTCGAATTCTCCTGGGATTCGGGCACAACAATTCTCCTAGGATTCGGACTCTCCTAGAGTCAAAGTGGCAACTCTACTGTTTACACCCACATCCACGTGTGAAAAATATTGTAACATGGTGGTCTTAAAGGGGAAACAAATACTGTAACGCGTACTAGTGATTAGTAAATAGTAcaataattaataataaatcCTAGACTAATTCTTAACTTGAAAATACCCTTTTAAAAAAATCTTAACTGAAAAAGCGATCGATCCCTGACTCAAATCAAATGGAGAAAACGGAATCAATAACTAGCTCCTCGGCGATCAGCGATCCCCACTGGCGCTTCGCCGGGAAGCggagcagcgcctccacggtgTCCTGGCTGGTCCTGCTCCGGGCGCAGGTGCGGGCCTTGGCGTTGCAGACAGGGTGGTCGGCCGGGCAACAGGTGGCGCGGTCCTTGCAGCAGGTGGCGCCCTCGGCGGGGCAGCATCCCCAGGCAAGGCACATGCCCCGGACGCCGTAGGTGCAGCAGCAGGTGCTCCCCGCCAGGCAGGCGCTGTAGCGGTCGCAGGGGACCGCAGGCGTCGGGGACGGGCCGTTGGGCCCGTCTTGACGGGGTACGACGCCTCCATGGCGATGCCGCACttgccggcgcgcgcgctcacGTTGCGCGCCATCCGGATGTAGCCGGCCTCGCCCCAGCCGGCGCCCCACGAGTTGCGCACCAGCCAGTAGTCCTGGCCGCCGTCCTCCgtgccggagcccaccgccaccACGCC from Panicum virgatum strain AP13 chromosome 9K, P.virgatum_v5, whole genome shotgun sequence encodes:
- the LOC120652774 gene encoding uncharacterized protein LOC120652774 isoform X2, producing the protein MRQFSTHRAATGATRLPTQQPYPKPEASQARTRRTRFPSRQAMKCWCVHAGRGGAMATPLTGPFAPTTVLRSPLRHRALQLLPFAPRAASSSGDETAEADQEQALPSPATTTKTATADDAFEERVLRIKSRVGPKKRGARKRKGAASASANAVTLPPVPLREPRSALGAPVEFGFTAYSERLNGALAALGLAALLLVELGCGQALVKYHQPATLFLQAYTVAAAAALFVKYEKERISTWPGPPAK